Below is a window of Herbiconiux aconitum DNA.
CTGCTGATGTCGCGGTGAACCGGTCGCCGGCCAGGTGGTCGAGCAGCGCGGCCCCGAGCTGGGAACGACCGGCGTTGTGCTGGCAGATGAACAGAACCGTGGGTGTGGTGGTCATGAATCGCTTTCCGTGAAGGGGTGCTCGGTCAGGGGCGTGCGCGGTCGAATCGAGGGGCGACGCTGAGCTCGGCCAGAAGGGCGAGCACGCGGCGTTCGATTTCGTCGCGGATCGGACGGATATCCGTGGCGGCGAGCCCGGCGGGGTCATCGAGTACCCACTCTTCGTACCGTTTGCCGGGGAAGATCGGGCAGGCATCGCCACAGCCCATCGTGATCACGACGTCGGCGGCGCGCACGATCTCATCCGTCCACGGCTTCGGGTATTCGTTCGAAATATCGATCCCGCGCTCGGTCATCACGGCGATCGCCTCGCCGTTGACCCGGTCGCCAGGTTCTGAGCCGCCTGACCAAGCGACCGCGTCGTCTCCGGCGTAGTGCTCGAAGAACCCGAGCGCCATCTGCGAGCGGCCGGCGTTGTGTACGCAGAGGAACAGCACGGTGGGTTTTCCGCCGAGGTGCTTTCCCTCGACCCGGGCGAGTGCGTTCAGCCGCTGGCGCGCGAATCGCTCGGCCAGCAGAGGCAGGAACGTGGTGATCTTGGCGCGGCCGGCGAATTGATCGTAGGAGGAGGAGAGGAACCGTTCGATCGTCTCCACGCTGAACGTGCCGGCGAAGTCGCGTTCGAGGCGAGTCGCCGCGGTCTTCAACGCGTACTGCTGGTCGAGAGTGATTTCGGGGTGCATGATGGACTCCTTTGTCAGGATGCGGCTTCGTCAGGATGCGGCCAGCCGCGGAGCGAGTTCTGCGATGCGACGGCTCAGCTCGGAGTAGGCGGCGTCGAAGGCGGCAGCGGTGCCGATCCGAACCGGGTCGGGGATCGACCAGTGGAGGTTTCCCGACATGCCCAACTCTTCATGGGCGTTGTCGCAGACGGTCACGACGAAGTCGGTGTCGGTCAGAAGGTCGTCGAGGAGGCGCGGCTGCTCACCCGAGAGCGTCAGCTGGTGGCGTTCGGCGGTGGCGATTGCCCCAGCGTCGATGCGGTCGGCCGGATGCGTGCCCCCGGAGGCCACCGGGATGCTCGACTGCTGGTTCCACAGCGCAGCCGCGAGCTGAGAGCGGGCCGAGTTGGCCGTGCACACGAACACCACGCGGTCGGCGTGCTCCGCGGCTCCCGGAGTGAGTCCGTCGAGCGCGCTGGCGGTCAGGCGCACGTAGGAGCGTCGCTTGTCGGCCTCCGAGCGGGAGCGGGACACCATGCCGACGGCTTCGAGCGTGTTCAGGTGGTGGGTGATGAGATTGGCGGGGATGCCGAGCGCGACCCGGATCTCGGTGGGGGAGAGGTCGCCGAGCGTGAGCAGGTCGACGATGCGGAGCCGGGCCGGCTCGCTGAGCGCGGCGTGCTTCGCGGCACGCCATTCCGTGGTTCCAGTTATCTCAATGTTCATTGTTTCAATCTTGACTGAACTAGTTGGTCTGAGTCAAGATGAGCCGACATGAAAAGCGAGCAACGTCATCCTCCAGTTCCTTCCCGGCCGCACCTGGTGCGCCGGGTGGCTGCCGAATTCGTCGGCACCGGACTGCTCGTGACGGTGGTCGTCGGTTCCGGCATCGCCGCGCAGCAGCTCTCGCCCGGCGACGTCGGGTTGCAACTGCTGGAGAACAGCCTCGCGACCGCGCTCGGACTCACCGTGCTGATCCTGATGCTCGGACAGGTATCCGGGGCGCACTTCAATCCGGTCGTCTCGATCGCGGACTGGCTGATCGCACGGCGCGGTGAGGGCGGGTTGCCTCCTAGAGACCTCTTTGCCTATCTGCTGGCTCAGATCGGGGGAGGAGTCGCGGGCACGGTTCTGGCCGGCGTCATGTTCGACATCGCCCCGGCGCTCTCGACCACCGAGCGTGCCACCGGCGGGCACCTGGTCGGGGAGGTCGTCGCCACTGCGGGCCTGGTGCTGCTGATCTTCGCACTCGCCCGCAGCGGCCGGAGCGCGGTCACCGCGGCTACGGTGGGCGCGTACATCGGGGCGGCGTACTGGTTCACCAGCTCGACGTCGTTCGCGAACCCGGCCGTGACGATCGCCCGCATGGTCACCGACACCTTCGCCGGCATCGCTCCGGCATCCGTGCCGCCGTTCATCCTGATGCAACTGATCGGCGGTGCACTCGGCCTCGCCCTGCTGCTCGTGTTCTACCCCACCGCATCGAACGGCGCCGGCGACGTCATCGTGCCGCCCGCGACACCCACCGAAGCCACCGTCTGAAAGGCACACCCCCATGCATCTTGTAGCGATCGGCGGAAGCGACGCCGGAATCTCGACCGCATTCCGCGCCCGCGAACTCGACCCCTCCGTCGACGTGACCGTCGTCGTCGCGGACGCCTACCCGAACTTCTCCATCTGCGGCATTCCGTACTACTTCTCCCGCGAAGTGAACCCGTGGCAGTCGCTCGCGCACCGCACGCACGCCGACCTCGAGGCGACCGGGATGCAGCTCCGGCTCGACACGCTCGCCACTGGAATCGACGTCGCCGACCGACGACTCACGGTGCAGGACGCCGACGGGCACGAGTCGACGATCGCCTACGACGAGCTGATGGTCGGCACCGGGGCCTCCCCGTCGACGGCCGGCATCGCGGGTATCGGCGCACCCGATGGGCTCGGCCCGGCCCAGGGCGTGCACCTGCTGCACTCGATGGGCGACACCTTCGCACTCGAGCGCTACCTCGACGAGCACCAACCCGAATCCGCGATCATCGTCGGGGCCGGCTATGTGGGCCTCGAGATGGCCGAAGCCCTCACGGTGCGCGGCCTCCGGGTGACCCAGTTGCAGCGCGGCCCCGAGGTGCTCTCCACCCTCGACCCCGAACTCGGCACTCTCGTGCACGGCGAACTCACCCGGCATGGCGTCGACGTCGTGACCGGAGCCCGAGTCGAATCGGTCGCCCGAGACGGCGGCCGACTCGCGGTAACCGGGTTACAGGATGGTGCGGGCTTCACCCGCACCGCCGACCTCGTGCTCGTCGTCGTCGGCGTGCGCCCCAACACCAGCCTCCTCGCTGCGGCCGGAGCGGTCACCGGCGCCGGGGGAGCGGTCGTTGTCGACGAACGGATGCGCACCGGCCTGCCCCACGTCTGGGCGGCGGGTGACGGCGTGGTCACCCACCACCGCCTCCTCGGCGTCACCTACCTCCCGCTCGGCACGACCGCGCACAAGCAGGGGCGGGTCGCCGGCGAGAACGCGATCGGCGGAGATGCCCGTTTCGCCGGCAGCCTCGGCACCCAGGTCGTGAAGGTCTTCGACCTGGTGGCGGCGCGCACGGGTCTTCGCGACCACGAAGCATCATCCGCCGGTTACACGCCCCTCAGCGGCACCGCGATCGCCGACGACCACAAGGCCTACTACCCGGGCGCGAAACCGCTGAGCATCCGCATCACGGGCGACACCGACTCCGGACTCCTGCTCGGTGCGCAACTCGTCGGCGCCCGCGGTGCGGAGATCGCGAAGCGCGTCGACACGTATGCCACCGCGCTCCATCACAGCATGACCGTCGACGCGATGAGCGACCTCGACCTCTCTTACACCCCGCCGCTCGGCTCCCCGTGGGACGCCGTGCAGGTGGCCACCCAGGCTTGGACCCGCCACCGCCACCTGACCCCCACGCCCTGACCACCCCACCGCACCGCCACCGTCACCCGTCGACGGAAGCCCGCCCCAGCACATCGAGCATCCACGCGTACTCCTCCGCGATCTCCTTCCACCGCTCGTACCGACCGCTCACCCCGCCGTGTCCGGCCGACATCTCCGTGCGCAGCAGCACCGGAGCCCCGACCGCCCGCAGGCGTGCCGTCCACTTCGCCGGCTCCACGTAGAGCACCCGGGTGTCGTTGAGGCTCGTGACCGCGAGAATGCGCGGATAGGCCTGCTCGGTGACGTTCTCATACGGCGAGTAGGACTTCATGTAGGCGTAGACCTCCGGGTCGTGCAGCGGGTCGCCCCACTCGTCCCACTCGATGACCGTCAGCGGGAGTGACGGATCGAGGATGGAGGTCAGGGCGTCGACGAACGGCACCTGGGCCAGGATGCCCGCGAACAACTGCGGCGCCAGGTTCGCGACGGCGCCCATCAGGAGACCACCGGCGCTCCCGCCCTGCGCCACCAGGCGGTCGGGAGCGGTCACACCCACGTCGATGAGGCGCTCGGCCGAGGCGACGAAGTCGGTGAAGGTGTTCTTCTTCGCGAGGGTCTTGCCGTTCTCGTACCAGTGCCGGCCGAGCTCCCCGCCACCGCGCACGTGCGCGATGGCGAACACCACGCCACGATCGAGCAGCGACAGCCGTGCCACCGAGAAGCCCGGGTCGATCGAGGCCTCGTAGGAGCCGTAACCGTAGAGCACGAGGGGCGCGGGGGAGCCGGCATCCAGCACGCCCTCGCGCGCGACGATCGACAGCGGAACCTGTGTGCCATCGGGCGCCGTGGCCCATTCGCGCCGTTGCACGTAGTGGGCGGGGTCGTAGCCGCCGAGCACCGGATGCTGCTTCAGCAGCGTCGAGACGCCGGTCGTGACGTCGTAGTCGAACACCGAGGAGGGCGTGACGAACGAGGTGAAGCCGTAGCGCACCGTCGGCTGCAACCACTCGGGGTTCCCGGCGGTGCCGACCGAGAACAGCGGCTCGTCGAAGGCGATCTCGACCAACGCCGAACCGTCGATCTCCGCGGCTCCGGCCTGCAGGGGCAGAACGCCGATGCGGGTGAGTCCCTCGCGCCGGTAGTCGACCGTGAGGTGCGCAGCGAAGGCCTCCACGTCTTCCAGACGCGCGGCGGGGTCGTGCGCGAAGATGGTGTGCCAGCCGGCGCGGTCGAGCGGATGCGCGGGGTCGACGTCGATCAGCTCGAAGTTCTCGGCGCCGTCGTTGTGCAGGATGAGCAGACGGTCGCGCCCGTTCACGACGGCGTGCTCGACCGAGTACTCCACGCCTTCGCGGCGCGGCCAGACCACCTCGAACGCGGCATCCGGATCGGTGGTGTCGAGCAGCAGCACCTCGCTGGTGATCTTCGAGCCGATCGCGATCTCGAGGTATTTCTTGCTGCGGGTGAGGCCCACACCCACCCAGTAGCGCTCGTCGGGCTCGGTGAAGACCTTCTCGTCGTCGGTTGCGGCAGTGCCCACCCGGTGTCGCCAGATGGTGTCGGGGCGCCAGGCGTCGTCGACCGTCGGGTAGTAGACGCTGCCCCCCTCTCCCGAGAAGACGGCGCCCGGGAAGGTGTCGGCGATGACGTCGGGGAGGTCCTCCCCGGTGCGGAGATCGCGGATGCGCAGGGTGTAGCGCTCGTCGCCGACGACGTCGACGGCGTAGGCGAGCAGATCGCCGTCGGGGCTGACGTCGAAGGAGCCGAGCGAGAAGAAGTCGTGGCCTTCAGCCTCCACGTTGTCGTCGAGCACGATCTGCTCACCCGCGATGGTGGCGCCTGGTTCGACGGCCGGCGGAGTCCAGTCGTCGTCGCCGGCGATCGGGGCGCGGCAGTGCACGCCGTACTGCGAGCCCTCCGAGGTGCGGGTGTAATACCAGTACCGGCCGTCACGCACCGGCACGGAGAGGTCGGTCTCGAGCGTGCGCGACTTGATCTCGTCGAAGATCCGCTGCCGCAGGCCTGCGAGATGCTCGGTGGCGGCGTCGGTGTAAGCGTTCTCGGCCTCGAGATACGCGATCGTCTCGGGGTTCTCCTTCTCGCGCAGCCATTCGTAGTCGTCGACGACCACGTCGCCGTGGTGCGTGCGTTCGAGCGGGATCGTGCGGGCCACGGGAGGGAGAGCATCCATTCCCTAAGCGTAGAGCGAACCGTCCGCAGAGCGATCCCGAGTTGACCTCGGCGAGGGCGGATGCGATTATCGTGACGGTTCCTGTTCGGGCCACCCGACGCGCATGAACTTCCGATGAATTCCGAGCTGCGCGCCGCACGCGATCGATGCTGGAGAGGCACGGGTGGATCTGACCGTCATCGTCGTGCTGGTGATCGCTCTGGCGTTGTTCTTCGACTTCACCAACGGCTTCCACGACACGGCGAACGCCATGGCGACGCCCATCGCCACCGGAGCGCTGAAGCCCAAGGTGGCGGTCGCCCTCGCGGCGAGCTTGAACCTGGTGGGCGCCTTCCTCAGCACCGAAGTGGCCAAGACCATCTCGAACGGGCTGATCAAAGAGGGCGACGGCGGCGTGCTGATCACCCCGGAGATGATCTTCGCCGGCCTGATCGGCGCCATCGTCTGGAACCTCGTCACCTGGCTGTTCGGTCTGCCCTCGAGCTCGTCGCACGCGCTCTTCGGGGGCCTGATCGGCGCTGCCATCGTGGGTGCGGGCTTCGGCGTGGTCGACTACACCACTCTGGTGAGCAAAGTCATCCTGCCCGCCCTGATCGCGCCGGTGGTGGCCGGACTCGTCGCCTTCACGGCCACCCGTCTCGCCTACGCCATCACGCGGATGCCCGCATCCAGTGCCCAATCGGGCGTGCGCGGCCGGTTCCGCTACGGCCAGATCTTCTCCTCGTCGCTCGTCGCTCTCGCGCACGGCACGAACGACGCCCAGAAGACCATGGGCGTCATCACCCTGATGCTGATCGCCGCGGGCCTGCAGGAGTCGGGCACGGGTCCGCAGGCCTGGGTCATCGTCACCTGCGCCGTCGCGATCGCGCTCGGCACCTACATGGGCGGCTGGCGCATCATCCGCACCCTGGGCGCCGGCCTCACCGATGTGAAGCCCGCGCAGGGCTTCGCCGCCGAGACGAGCACCGCGGCCACCATCCTGGCGTCCACCCATCTCGGATTCGCCCTCTCCACCACCCAGGTGGCCTCGGGCTCGGTGATCGGCTCGGGACTCGGCCGCCGCGGCTCCTCCGTGCGTTGGCGCACCGCGGGGCGCATCGGTCTCGGCTGGGCGATGACGCTTCCGGCCTCGGCCATCGTGGGGGCGCTGGCCGCGTTCGTGGCCACTATGGGCCCGGCAGGCATCATCATCGATCTCGTGGTCGGCCTGGCCGTGATCATCACGATCTTCCTGCTCTCCCGCCGCAACCGGGTCGACTCGAACAACGCCATCAGCGAAGTCGATGCGGCCACCATCGCCGTGCGGAGCCCGAAGGCCACCCGCCGCAAGAGGAGGGTGACCGGATGATCGAGTGGGGTTCGTTCCTGGCCGTCGCCGTCGCGTCGCTGGTCTCCACCGCCGTGGTGGTGAGCCTGTATTCCTTCGGCCTGCGATTTCGCGGGCTCACGCATCCGGATGCCCGCACGGGCGAACAGGTGCGGCCCGCCTACGCGACGGTGCTGTCGTATCTCTGCTTCGCCTTGAGCGCCTGCGCGGTGCTCTACGGCATCTATCTGATCGTGCCGTTCTTCCACGGGTAGGCCGCCCGCTCGTACGATGGGCACATGACTCTGGAGTCCACCACCGGTTCTGCCGCCGTTCCCGATGCCGTGCCGGTCGCTGCGATCGTTCCCGCGCTCCGCACCGCCTTCGAACGCGGGGTCACTCGTTCGTTGCGGTGGCGCGCCGAGCAGCTGACCGCGTTGAAGCGGATGCTCGTGGAGCGCTCCTCGGAGTTCGAAGACGCACTCTTCCTCGACCTCGGCAAGAACCCGACGGAGACGCAGCTCACCGAGATCGGCATCGTGATCGCCGAGATCGAGCACACCCTCACGCACCTGCGCCGCTGGCTGCGACCCCGCCGGGTGGGTGTTCCCCTGGCGATCGCACCGGCATCCGCGTCGACGATGCTCGAACCCCTCGGTGTGGTGCTCGTGATCGCACCGTGGAACTACCCGCTGCAACTGCTGCTGGCCCCGATGGTGGGTGCTCTGGCTGCCGGCAACGCGGTGCTGCTCAAGCCCAGCGAGCTGGCCCCGGCCACCTCCGCACTGATGGCGTCACTGGTGCCCGACTACCTCGACCCCCGAGCCGTTGCCGTGGTCGAGGGCGGGGTGGCCGAGACCACGGAGCTGCTCGCGGAGCGCTTCGACCACATCTTCTACACCGGCAACGGCGCGGTCGGCCGCATCGTGATGACCGCCGCCGCGAAGCACCTCACGCCGGTGACCCTCGAACTCGGCGGCAAGTCGCCGGTCTACGTCGACGACACGGTCGACCTGGCCGTGACCGCTCGCCGGATCGTCTGGGGCAAGTTCCTGAACGCCGGCCAGACCTGCGTGGCCCCCGACTACCTACTCGCCACGCCGGGCGTGTCGGCCGCGCTCACGCCGCACCTGGTCGAAGCGATCGGCGAGCTCTACGACGGCGACCCGCGATCGAGTTCGAGCTACGGCCGGATCGTGAACGACCACCACTTCGCCCGGCTCACCGGATTGCTCGAGGGCGAACGCATCCTGAGCGGCGGTCGCTCCGACGCGCGCACCCGCTATCTCGCGCCGACGATCCTCGGCGATGTCGGGCGCGATTCCCCGGTGATGCAGCAGGAGATCTTCGGTCCGATCCTGGCGATGGTGCCGGTGGACGGCCTCGACGACGCGATCGCGTTCATCCGGGTCGGTGACAAACCGCTCGCGCTCTACGCGTTCACCAACTCGCCGTCGACGGCGCGCCGCATCCTCACCGAGACGTCGTCGGGTGCCGTGGGCTTCGGCGTGCCGGCGGCCCACCTCGGGATTCCTGGACTTCCCTTCGGCGGCGTGGGGGAGAGCGGGATGGGGCACTACCACGGGCGGCGCAGCGTCGAGACCTTCAGCCACGAGAAGGCGGTGCTGCGGAAGCGCCTCACTCCCGACACGCTGCGACTGATCTACCCGCCGTACACCGAACGCAAGGACGGTTTCATCCGGGGGCTGTTGCGCAAGCTGAGCTAGAGTCGGTGGCGTCCAGCCACAAGCGACACGACACAAGCAATGGAGCTCACCCGTGACATCCTCACCGGCGTCCGCAGAACGAACGCAGAACACACCGCAGCCCGGCGACGAGACGCCCGCCATCACCCGTCTGGAGACCGACAGCCTGGGTTCGATCGAGATCCCGGCTGACGCGTACTGGGGCATCCACACCGCCCGCGCGCTGGAGAACTTCCCGATCAGCCGGCGGCCCATCTCGGTCTACCCCGATCTCATCAACGCCCTCGCGATCGTGAAGCAGGCTGCGGCGCGCGCGAACCGGGAGATCGGCGTGCTCGATGACGAGAAGGCCGAGTGGATCGAGGATGCCTGCGAGCGCATCCGTGCGGGGGAGTTCCACGACCAGTTCGTGGTGGGCGTCATCCAGGGCGGCGCCGGCACCTCCACGAACATGAACGCCAACGAGGTCATCGCCAATGTGGCACTCGTCGCCCACGGCCATGCGCCGGGCTCCTACGACGTGCTGCATCCGCTCGACGACGTGAACCGCAGCCAGTCGACCAACGACGTGTATCCCACCGCGGTGAAGCTGGCGATGTGCTTCTCGCTCGACCGCCTGATGGCCGAGCACGCTCAACTGCGCGACTCCTTCGGTGCGAAGGGGCTCGAGTTCGCGAACGTGCTGAAGGTCGGTCGCACGCAGTTGCAGGACGCCGTGCCGATGACCCTCGGCCAGGAGTTCCACGGATTCGCCACGACGCTCACCGAAGACCTCGAGCGCATGCGGCACACTCTTCCGTTGCTCTGGGAGATCAACCTCGGCGCCACGGCCATCGGCACGGGCATCACGGCCGATCCGAACTACGCGGCCACGGTGTGCCGGCATCTGCGGGCGCTCACCGGTTTCGAGCACGTGACCGCCATCGACCTCGTCGAGGCCACGAGTGACGCGGGCGTGTTCATGACACTGTCGGGTGTTCTGAAGCGTTCGGCCATCAAGCTGTCGAAGATCTGCAACGACCTGCGGCTGCTCTCCAGCGGGCCCCAGGCGGGCCTCGGCGAGATCAACCTGCCGCCGCGCCAGGCCGGATCGAGCATCATGCCCGGCAAGGTGAACCCGGTCATCCCGGAGGTCGTGAACCAGGTGGCGTTCGCCGTCGCCGGCGCCGATGTCACCGTGATGATGGCGGCCGAGGGTGGGCAGCTGCAGCTGAACGCGTTCGAGCCGGTGATCGCCCACTCGCTGCTGCAGAGCCTGGCCTGGATGACCGGCGGATGCCGCACCCTCCGCATCAACTGCGTCGACGGCATCTCCGCCAACCTCGACCGGCTCGACACGATGGTGTCGACCTCCGTGGGTGTGGTGACGGCGTTGACGCCGTACATCGGTTACGCTGCCGCTTCCGCCCTGGCGAAGGCTGCCCTGCTGACGCACCGCAACATCGCGGACCTCGTGGTGGAGGCCGACCTGATGAGCCGCGAGCGCGTGATGAAGTTGATCTCGCCCGCCCGCCTCTCGGGCCTGGAGACCATCACCTCGGCGATCCCGATCGTCGACGACGAGGGGTGAGGTGAGGAATACTCTGTTATGATCTGACGGTATGAAGCTCTCTCGTCGCACGTCGTTTCCTCTCTTCGGCATCACGCTCGGCGCATCCCTAGCGCTGGCGACCGTGGTGCCGACGACTGCCCACGCGGCGACGCCGGTGCGACAGGTCATCCCGCACGACAGTGCGACTGGCATAGGGGACAACCCGTTCGATGTCGCTGTGGATACGGGACTGCACAAGGCCTATGTCCTCAACAACGGCGACAAGACCATCTCCGTCATCGACACCCAGAACGACGCGGTAGTGACTGTGATCGGCCGCGGCACTCCGGCCGGGATCGGTCGAAGTTTGACGCACGTTGCAATCGACAGCAGTGCCCATGAGGCCTACGTGGTGGACGTGAGTGGCCAGACGGTGACCGTGATCGATACGTCGACTGACAAGATCGTCCGGGTCATCCAGCCCGACAGGACGCAGGGAATCGGTTCGATTCCCATGGGCGTGGGGATCGACTCGATGACTCACCGAGCGTATGTCGCGAATCACGGAGACAGCACTGTCTCCGTCATCGACACGGTCTCGCACTCCGTGGTCAAGGTCATGGCCCTCGCTGCCGGGTCGAATCCGAACGGCATCGCCGTCGACCAGATCGCCCATCGCGCCTACATCGCCAACGAGGGCGACGGTACGGTCTCGATCATCGATACGACAACCGACACCGTGTTGACAACGATCGGCCACGGCGGAGCGACGGGGATAGGCGACAAGCCGCGAGGGATCGCGGTCGATCCGGTCAGGCACAAGGCGTATGTGACTCAATTCACCATTGGCACCGCCGAGGGCACAGTGGCAGTAGTCGACACAGTGACGAATAGGGTCACGAAGGTGCTCCCGCACGCTGCAGCCGGCGGAATCGGGATCGGGTCGCATCCGTCCCACATCGCGTTCGATCCGGTCTCGTCCACTGCATACGCAGCGAATACGACGGACGGCACTGTTTCGGTGATCGACACAGTGTCGGATCTCGTCACCGAGGTCATCGGCCATGACAGCTCGACTGGAATCGGCGCGAGCCCCTACGGACTCGCCATCGATCCAGGCACGCAGCGGGTCTATGTCGGGAACAGCGACGACGACACCGTGTCGGTGATCGGCATCCAATCCACGGCGGCCGTGGTGAGGATCGGCGGAGCCGATCGGTTCGCCGTGTCCGCAGCGACCTCAGCCGGCACTTTCGCACCAGGCGTTCCGACGGTATACGTCGCGTCTGGCGAGAATTTCCCCGATGCGCTGTCCGCATCCGCGGCCGCTGGGGTCAAGAAGTCTCCGGTGCTCTTGGTGACCAAGGACAGCATTCCCGCCGTGGTCGCGGCAGAACTCAGACGACTAAGACCAGGCAACATCGTGATCATGGGTGGCACCAACACCATCAGCGACGCGCTGTCCGCCGCCCTGAGCGGGTTCGCGCCCGCTACTCGGGTCGGCGGCGCCGATCGGTACGCGGTGTCCGCCGCCCTCTCCACACGGGAGTTCGGCGTCGGTGTTCCGGTCGCGTACGTCGCATCCGGCCAGAATTTTCCCGACGCACTTTCCGGCTCGGCCGCTGCGGGACATCTGAACGGCCCAGTGCTGCTCGTCACGAAGGATGGCGTCCCTGGAACTGTCGCGACGGAGTTGGAGCGCCTGAAGCCCCGGAAGATCGTCGTTCTCGGCGGACCGAACAGCGTCAGCGACGCCACACTCACCGAGGTCGTCGCCCACACACCACCAGGCACACCCGCAGCACGCCTCAGCGGTGCCGATCGATATGCCGTCTCCGCGGCCGTCTCCGCCGACACATACCCCACCGTCGCATCCACTGTTTACGTGGCTTCTGGCGCTGTCTTCCCCGACGCTCTCTCCGGATCGGCTGCTGCCATCGTGAACAACGCGCCGGTGCTCCTCGTCACCAAAGACGGCATCTCCGACGCCGTCGCAGCAGAACTCGAACGACTCAATCCACGTCGCATCGTCGTGCTCGGCGGACCCAACACGGTCAGCGACGCGGTCGTCTTCCAGCTCGCCCGCTACATTTTCACCCTGTGACAGCCTTGGTGAGCATCACCCCGAACGGATGACGACCGCGCCGGAGCGCGGCGGTACTGTCGGCCCAGTCGCACCTCGACGAAAGGCAGGCGGATCGACATGTGCAGATGGCTGGCGTACACGGGGGAGCCCCTCCAACCCTCGACCGTGATCCTCGACTCCCCGCACTCGCTGGTGGCGCA
It encodes the following:
- a CDS encoding aspartate ammonia-lyase, with amino-acid sequence MTRLETDSLGSIEIPADAYWGIHTARALENFPISRRPISVYPDLINALAIVKQAAARANREIGVLDDEKAEWIEDACERIRAGEFHDQFVVGVIQGGAGTSTNMNANEVIANVALVAHGHAPGSYDVLHPLDDVNRSQSTNDVYPTAVKLAMCFSLDRLMAEHAQLRDSFGAKGLEFANVLKVGRTQLQDAVPMTLGQEFHGFATTLTEDLERMRHTLPLLWEINLGATAIGTGITADPNYAATVCRHLRALTGFEHVTAIDLVEATSDAGVFMTLSGVLKRSAIKLSKICNDLRLLSSGPQAGLGEINLPPRQAGSSIMPGKVNPVIPEVVNQVAFAVAGADVTVMMAAEGGQLQLNAFEPVIAHSLLQSLAWMTGGCRTLRINCVDGISANLDRLDTMVSTSVGVVTALTPYIGYAAASALAKAALLTHRNIADLVVEADLMSRERVMKLISPARLSGLETITSAIPIVDDEG
- a CDS encoding cell wall-binding repeat-containing protein; the encoded protein is MKLSRRTSFPLFGITLGASLALATVVPTTAHAATPVRQVIPHDSATGIGDNPFDVAVDTGLHKAYVLNNGDKTISVIDTQNDAVVTVIGRGTPAGIGRSLTHVAIDSSAHEAYVVDVSGQTVTVIDTSTDKIVRVIQPDRTQGIGSIPMGVGIDSMTHRAYVANHGDSTVSVIDTVSHSVVKVMALAAGSNPNGIAVDQIAHRAYIANEGDGTVSIIDTTTDTVLTTIGHGGATGIGDKPRGIAVDPVRHKAYVTQFTIGTAEGTVAVVDTVTNRVTKVLPHAAAGGIGIGSHPSHIAFDPVSSTAYAANTTDGTVSVIDTVSDLVTEVIGHDSSTGIGASPYGLAIDPGTQRVYVGNSDDDTVSVIGIQSTAAVVRIGGADRFAVSAATSAGTFAPGVPTVYVASGENFPDALSASAAAGVKKSPVLLVTKDSIPAVVAAELRRLRPGNIVIMGGTNTISDALSAALSGFAPATRVGGADRYAVSAALSTREFGVGVPVAYVASGQNFPDALSGSAAAGHLNGPVLLVTKDGVPGTVATELERLKPRKIVVLGGPNSVSDATLTEVVAHTPPGTPAARLSGADRYAVSAAVSADTYPTVASTVYVASGAVFPDALSGSAAAIVNNAPVLLVTKDGISDAVAAELERLNPRRIVVLGGPNTVSDAVVFQLARYIFTL